Proteins encoded within one genomic window of Gloeobacter kilaueensis JS1:
- a CDS encoding gamma-glutamylcyclotransferase has product MALPGLSLDTHFLYFAYGSCMCPVDLKRSLGEDVHSSVLGSAQLSGYRLGFYHYLSRRNCGALDIVADPRSQVEGVLYRLPLRLSDRLDEREGVELGYYRHEQVEVNCRGRLYPGVRTYTVIDKLSEELAPNEWYSSVVLRGALTCGLSEEYCWQLFERMRWLQSRQRRSA; this is encoded by the coding sequence ATGGCACTTCCGGGTCTATCCCTCGACACCCACTTTCTTTACTTTGCTTACGGTTCGTGCATGTGCCCCGTCGATCTCAAGCGTTCCCTGGGCGAGGATGTGCATTCTTCTGTCCTCGGTTCGGCGCAACTTTCAGGGTATCGTCTGGGTTTTTATCACTATCTATCGCGGCGCAACTGCGGTGCCCTCGACATCGTAGCGGATCCACGCTCGCAGGTCGAAGGCGTACTTTATCGTCTGCCCTTGCGCCTGAGCGACCGGCTCGACGAGCGCGAGGGGGTCGAACTGGGTTATTACCGCCACGAGCAAGTCGAAGTGAACTGCCGGGGCCGCCTGTACCCTGGCGTGCGCACCTACACGGTGATCGACAAGCTTTCTGAGGAACTGGCTCCCAACGAGTGGTACAGCAGCGTCGTTCTGCGCGGAGCGCTTACCTGCGGTCTGTCCGAGGAGTATTGCTGGCAGTTGTTCGAGCGGATGCGCTGGCTGCAGTCGCGCCAGCGCCGGAGCGCTTAG
- a CDS encoding type IV pilin protein, with protein sequence MENRQVRRNWMRTASGFTLIELLVVVVIIGILAAVAAPNLIGQTDKARTTEATQVLSNMNNGQAEYNFKHPGEYVTIGQPAVGQTKIPPKSADYITAETDLGNPATPNTAGEQTDFQQILGISVGSGTAGERWNFATAGNASVFKPEGDVLVPVAAASGQGGTAQDFVSMAKGIDTSKDTARLGVQIVHSQNRTILDAKRQ encoded by the coding sequence ATGGAGAATCGGCAGGTGCGCCGCAACTGGATGCGCACGGCGTCAGGCTTCACACTTATCGAACTGTTGGTGGTCGTGGTGATCATCGGTATCCTGGCGGCTGTCGCCGCTCCCAACTTGATTGGTCAGACCGACAAGGCGCGCACGACCGAAGCGACCCAGGTGCTCTCCAACATGAACAACGGCCAGGCGGAGTACAACTTCAAGCATCCGGGCGAGTACGTCACGATCGGCCAGCCTGCCGTGGGCCAGACCAAGATTCCGCCCAAGAGCGCCGATTACATCACCGCCGAAACCGACCTGGGCAACCCCGCCACGCCCAATACGGCGGGCGAGCAGACCGACTTCCAGCAGATTCTGGGCATCTCGGTCGGCTCCGGCACGGCGGGGGAGCGCTGGAACTTTGCCACCGCCGGCAACGCTTCGGTCTTCAAGCCCGAGGGCGATGTGCTGGTGCCTGTGGCAGCGGCAAGCGGCCAGGGCGGCACCGCTCAAGATTTCGTCTCGATGGCCAAGGGCATCGACACCAGCAAAGACACCGCCCGCCTCGGCGTGCAGATCGTCCACAGCCAGAACCGCACCATCCTCGATGCCAAGCGGCAATAG
- a CDS encoding S9 family peptidase — protein MQPPCAPEISHRTVVHDIERSDPYFWLRERSNPEVIAYLEEENRYTEAMMEPTARLRETLYVELVSRIKETDLSVPEKIGDYYYYSRTEQGRQYPIFCRKKGSLEAEEMVLLDQNALAAGHDYFSLGALQVSPDHRLLAFTSDTNGSEIYSLRFKDLETGEALADGIDNVLGYSVAWAEDNRTIFYVTLDSAQRPYRVWRHRLGQPGDTLVFEESDEAFFVDIFKTRSRGYLIIQSESKLTAEAHYLPADSPEASFRCFARRQAGVKYTIDHRGEQFYIVTDQDAKNSKLLITPVEHPEVEHWQELIPHREAVKLDGIDLFADYLVVYERENALRTIQIFDQKTGTSHAVDFPEPVYTYFPARNPEFASSTLRFTYTSLVTPRTVFDYDMASRARTLLKRDEVYHYDPALYTSERLWAMAPDGVRVPVSIVYKKGLAPDGSNPCYLAGYGSYGISIDPVFSSTRLSLLERGFVFAIAHIRGGGELGKAWYEDGKFLKKQNTFSDFIACAEHLIAGGFTRPERLAISGGSAGGLLIAAVLNQRPELFGAAVAKVPFVDVVNTMLDPSIPLTVTEYEEWGNPAQKAFFDYMLSYSPYDNVQAKAYPPLLVTAGLNDPRVAYWEPAKWTAKLRTLKRDANLLLLKTNMGAGHGGPSGRYSALNEIAFEYAFILLALGLSTEPLTSLVG, from the coding sequence ATGCAACCGCCGTGCGCCCCTGAAATTTCCCATCGCACAGTCGTCCACGACATCGAGCGCAGCGATCCGTACTTCTGGCTGCGCGAGCGGTCCAATCCAGAGGTGATCGCCTACCTCGAAGAAGAAAATCGCTACACCGAGGCGATGATGGAGCCCACCGCCCGGCTGCGGGAGACGCTCTACGTCGAGCTGGTGAGCCGCATCAAGGAGACGGACCTCTCGGTGCCCGAAAAAATTGGCGATTATTATTACTACTCTCGCACCGAACAGGGCCGGCAGTATCCGATCTTCTGCCGCAAAAAGGGCAGCCTCGAAGCCGAAGAAATGGTTTTGCTCGATCAAAACGCGCTGGCGGCGGGCCACGACTACTTCAGCCTCGGAGCGCTGCAGGTGAGCCCGGATCACCGGTTGCTCGCCTTTACGAGCGACACGAACGGTTCAGAGATTTATAGCCTGCGCTTTAAAGATCTGGAGACGGGCGAAGCGCTGGCCGATGGGATCGACAATGTACTGGGCTACTCGGTGGCCTGGGCCGAGGACAACCGGACGATCTTTTATGTCACCCTCGATTCGGCCCAGCGCCCCTACCGCGTCTGGCGGCATCGCTTGGGCCAGCCCGGCGATACCCTCGTCTTTGAAGAAAGCGACGAAGCGTTCTTCGTCGATATTTTCAAGACCCGCAGCCGGGGCTATCTGATTATCCAGAGTGAAAGCAAGCTCACCGCCGAGGCGCACTACCTGCCTGCGGACAGCCCGGAAGCTTCCTTTCGCTGCTTTGCAAGGCGGCAGGCGGGAGTCAAATACACGATCGATCACCGGGGGGAGCAGTTTTATATCGTCACCGACCAGGACGCCAAAAACTCGAAGCTGCTCATCACCCCTGTCGAGCACCCGGAAGTGGAGCACTGGCAGGAGTTGATCCCGCACCGTGAGGCGGTCAAGCTCGACGGGATCGACCTTTTTGCCGACTATCTGGTCGTCTACGAGCGGGAGAACGCCCTGCGCACGATCCAGATATTCGATCAAAAAACCGGCACCAGCCACGCCGTCGATTTTCCAGAACCCGTCTACACCTACTTCCCGGCCCGCAACCCCGAATTTGCCAGCAGTACCCTGCGCTTTACCTATACGTCGCTGGTGACGCCGCGCACGGTCTTTGACTACGACATGGCAAGCCGAGCGCGCACCCTGCTCAAGCGCGACGAAGTCTACCACTACGATCCGGCCCTCTACACCAGCGAACGGCTCTGGGCGATGGCCCCGGACGGTGTACGGGTACCGGTGTCGATCGTCTACAAAAAAGGACTGGCCCCTGACGGCAGCAACCCCTGTTATCTGGCAGGATACGGCTCCTACGGCATCAGCATCGACCCGGTTTTCTCCTCGACCCGGCTCAGCCTGCTGGAGCGGGGCTTTGTCTTTGCGATTGCCCATATTCGGGGCGGCGGTGAGTTGGGCAAAGCCTGGTACGAGGACGGCAAGTTTCTCAAAAAACAAAACACCTTCAGCGACTTTATCGCCTGCGCCGAGCACCTGATCGCGGGGGGTTTCACCCGGCCCGAGCGGCTCGCCATCTCCGGCGGCAGCGCCGGGGGGCTTTTGATCGCCGCTGTGCTCAACCAGCGACCGGAGCTATTTGGGGCGGCGGTGGCCAAGGTGCCCTTCGTCGATGTGGTAAACACCATGCTCGACCCGTCCATTCCGCTCACCGTCACCGAGTACGAAGAATGGGGCAACCCCGCGCAAAAAGCCTTCTTCGACTACATGCTTTCTTATTCGCCCTACGACAACGTCCAGGCAAAAGCCTATCCGCCCCTGCTCGTCACCGCCGGTCTCAACGATCCGCGCGTCGCCTACTGGGAACCGGCCAAGTGGACGGCGAAACTGCGCACACTCAAGCGCGACGCCAACCTGCTGTTGCTCAAGACCAACATGGGCGCAGGCCACGGCGGCCCCTCCGGACGCTACAGCGCCTTGAACGAGATCGCCTTCGAGTACGCCTTCATCCTGCTTGCTCTGGGGTTATCGACCGAACCGCTCACCAGCCTCGTCGGCTAA
- the rfbC gene encoding dTDP-4-dehydrorhamnose 3,5-epimerase translates to MQRIETSLPGVCVIEPKVFGDVRGYFYESYHRERFAQLGIGDLFVQDNCSYSLGGVLRGLHYQLRHPQAKLCRVAQGEVFDVAVDIRRGSPTFGQWTGVILSGENKRQIYIPSGFAHGFAVISESAEFVYKCSDFYHPEDEQGIAWNDPQVGIAWPLADPRLSEKDKKYLFLEQTDPALLPVYR, encoded by the coding sequence ATGCAGCGAATCGAGACCAGCCTGCCGGGTGTGTGCGTGATCGAGCCGAAGGTCTTCGGCGACGTGCGCGGCTACTTCTACGAGTCCTACCATCGCGAACGCTTCGCCCAGTTGGGCATCGGCGACCTGTTTGTGCAGGACAACTGCTCCTACTCGCTCGGGGGTGTGCTGCGCGGCCTGCACTATCAGCTGCGTCATCCCCAGGCCAAACTCTGCCGGGTAGCGCAGGGGGAAGTCTTCGACGTGGCAGTCGATATCCGTAGAGGCTCGCCCACCTTCGGCCAGTGGACCGGGGTGATCCTCTCCGGCGAGAACAAGCGCCAGATCTATATTCCGTCCGGTTTTGCCCACGGTTTTGCCGTGATCTCGGAGTCGGCAGAATTTGTTTATAAGTGCAGCGATTTTTATCATCCCGAGGACGAACAGGGCATCGCCTGGAACGATCCCCAGGTCGGGATCGCCTGGCCCCTGGCTGATCCCCGCCTCTCTGAAAAGGACAAAAAATACTTGTTTCTTGAGCAAACCGACCCGGCACTCCTGCCGGTCTACCGCTAG
- a CDS encoding WecB/TagA/CpsF family glycosyltransferase, producing MDTLSRIRDLQLQLPQLEVHLLGRRITCLTIPSVIEALTSACVQDRQLAVAYYNVHSFNLSMQLPWFYEFLQSVDIALCDSMGMLGAMRYMGLALPTDYRVSYTLLMPQLLSACERLDFSVYLLGSRPVHLDRALEQVRAEYPRLRVAGHHGYFQMADPLQNAVVVEQINHFQPQVLVVGMGQPLQERWLAANRSKLLANVLMAGGAAIDRLAGVVPDCPPMLSNVGLEWLYRLLREPKRLSLRYLLGNPAFALQLALARSLASASETLEVKTTDLTVRP from the coding sequence ATGGATACCCTGTCCCGGATAAGGGATTTACAGCTGCAGTTGCCCCAACTGGAAGTTCACCTGCTGGGCCGCCGGATCACCTGTCTCACGATTCCTTCGGTGATCGAGGCATTGACGAGCGCCTGCGTGCAGGACCGGCAGCTGGCAGTCGCTTACTACAACGTACACAGCTTCAACCTGTCGATGCAGTTGCCCTGGTTCTATGAATTTTTGCAGAGCGTCGATATTGCCCTGTGCGACAGCATGGGCATGCTCGGGGCGATGCGCTACATGGGTCTGGCGCTGCCGACCGATTACCGCGTGTCCTATACGCTCTTGATGCCGCAACTGTTGAGTGCCTGCGAGCGTCTGGACTTCTCGGTGTATCTACTGGGCTCGCGGCCCGTACACCTCGATCGGGCGCTTGAGCAGGTGCGGGCCGAGTATCCCCGGCTGCGCGTCGCTGGTCATCATGGCTATTTCCAGATGGCGGACCCGCTGCAGAACGCGGTGGTCGTCGAGCAGATCAACCACTTCCAGCCCCAGGTGCTGGTGGTCGGCATGGGCCAGCCCCTGCAGGAGCGCTGGCTCGCCGCCAACCGCTCGAAGTTGCTCGCCAACGTTCTGATGGCTGGCGGAGCAGCGATCGACCGGTTGGCGGGGGTGGTGCCCGATTGCCCGCCGATGCTCTCGAACGTTGGCCTGGAATGGCTCTACCGGCTTTTGCGCGAACCGAAGCGACTGTCGCTGCGCTATTTGCTCGGCAATCCGGCCTTTGCCCTGCAGCTGGCTCTGGCCCGTTCGCTTGCAAGCGCTTCTGAAACCCTCGAAGTCAAGACAACGGATCTCACCGTCCGCCCATGA
- a CDS encoding 4-hydroxybenzoate solanesyltransferase, translating to MTTARAILRLLRWDKPAGRLILLIPALWGVFAAAHGAPSPWLVAVMVVGTIATSAAGCVINDLWDRDIDPLVERTRTRPLASRELTIPVAVVTALVALVCAWGLTFFLNPFTFWLCLAAVPVIALYPAAKRVFPVPQLVLSIAWGFAVLISWSAVTASLSAAAWWLWGATIFYTLGFDTAYGLTDREDDRKIGVKSSAIFFGPLVSEAIAVFFALAFVCLVVAGYQLELGTGFYATLAIAAVLWWREYRLLKTTGDPARAGGRVFNENVTIGFLLLAGLIGGTLI from the coding sequence ATGACCACCGCCCGTGCCATCTTGCGGCTGTTGCGCTGGGACAAACCAGCCGGGCGGCTCATTCTGCTCATCCCGGCTCTGTGGGGCGTCTTTGCTGCCGCCCACGGCGCACCGTCCCCCTGGCTCGTCGCCGTGATGGTCGTGGGTACCATCGCCACCAGCGCCGCCGGTTGCGTGATCAACGACCTCTGGGACCGCGACATCGATCCGCTGGTCGAGCGCACCCGCACCCGCCCGCTTGCAAGCCGCGAACTGACGATACCGGTGGCCGTCGTCACTGCCCTGGTGGCCCTCGTCTGTGCCTGGGGTCTGACGTTTTTTCTCAACCCCTTCACCTTCTGGCTGTGCCTGGCGGCTGTACCGGTAATCGCCCTGTATCCGGCGGCCAAGCGCGTCTTCCCGGTCCCGCAGCTGGTGCTCTCGATCGCCTGGGGCTTTGCGGTGCTCATCTCCTGGTCGGCGGTTACCGCTTCTCTAAGTGCAGCGGCCTGGTGGCTCTGGGGGGCGACGATCTTCTATACCCTGGGCTTCGACACCGCCTACGGCCTCACCGACCGCGAGGACGACCGCAAAATTGGCGTCAAGTCGAGCGCTATCTTCTTTGGCCCTCTTGTGAGCGAGGCGATCGCCGTCTTCTTTGCCCTCGCCTTTGTCTGTCTTGTGGTTGCGGGCTACCAGCTCGAACTGGGCACCGGCTTTTACGCCACTCTCGCAATTGCCGCTGTGCTCTGGTGGCGCGAGTACCGGTTACTCAAGACCACCGGCGATCCGGCCCGCGCCGGTGGCCGCGTCTTCAACGAAAACGTTACGATCGGCTTCTTGCTGCTCGCCGGACTGATCGGCGGTACCCTTATCTAG
- a CDS encoding AsmA family protein: MTEAVPAPDKKSPPPSRFAVPVWMQRTLVGTAVVAATGVAALAVLPLFIDGESFRKPLQQVLTRSTGREVLLGRLELSTFGAIGLRTDELRLGTSDGPADLEARGAFVELALWPLLTRRLQVQAIELEGAELSLKRYRDGRWNFSDFALRPVAGEQPLDLAQVGLRLLDSTVSIDDEAVQPPQRFAVTGLSLNIKKLDRRDLPINLQAKVTNSLRDKPVTAALTLDGNLVLPEDGDWQKLSGKLRILAAKFRPRYLSAYTQQIPSLAGLTGVFDLNFDWQGQLGGQSRLAGTVGTRLLHWDWPAVFATTPWVVRRVNVQTALTIDGDSVRADQLHLTGENLDANLSGNIVRPAGPDPKPQLDVAVRSGFIDPYALRANLPLGLFSADLRNWLVQSKGAGRLRFADLRLRGAIDKLSTEGSLEFQNLKLINPRLRSPIDVLGGKVDFTESALQLVALRVGPAGAETTLNGTVNRTTDGLLSLKATGANADLSAFSNLASGRLGTLGGRANLDLTIDGTLDAPKLQGRAELLGASLQRDGWAQPLKNARGSLVFEPDKLTITGLQADLGDSSLNVEGVLNRYGTDSADPQIAITSDGLALKAAYSLLASDLFEGDFRRAFRSTFSSLAGTAAVDLKLAGSTTTGKLDLRGATIGLADLRTPLENAVGSVVLSERGTTIPQLRVSAAGSPLNLKGFVSRYGDMQLTGDGTLNFPAAVALLTPKGQGNIRASGSAPVSFSLGGSEARSLSATVDLSGLSDFVVGGTLALAPARRLTLSGTLSPSALALDSNSRLELEDIALAISGTIANVGRASQRYNLRLRSDSAVELTTLSRYVTPLGNLGIASGTPSPLEAQLVGSAPEVESTLQLSNVNLPGLLGGIADLSGPVSLSGNRVSTTGLTFRLGESNGRVSGSLSNPQDPALNFDLRLDRLNIDNLLTSALAGENNLKNLHGQGSLRIDAGVLSRLNFTDLSAQARLDRGIWNLSGLTVSLAEGRMSGSLGTNVRNAVPLFNGDIALRGTDVNQLATVFLGFGNQIAGSADLSINFQSQGSTPEAFVEGLSGSGSLLIQNGRLSTADLLGPLFGSTGNLAGSVRGFNTGRFDRFEGAFRIERGTATGDNFSYLTPNVQLRLGGNLQLTGDRSAALKGTGEFVRASAALLGQIRKASGGPEFFSFEVNGPIAQAASLRELRWVEATPATPSLPTGSTSTP; this comes from the coding sequence ATGACAGAAGCGGTTCCCGCCCCCGATAAAAAATCGCCCCCTCCCTCTCGATTTGCGGTCCCGGTGTGGATGCAGCGCACGCTGGTGGGCACGGCGGTGGTGGCGGCGACTGGCGTCGCTGCTCTCGCGGTGCTGCCGCTTTTTATCGATGGTGAGAGCTTTCGCAAGCCCCTGCAGCAGGTGCTCACCCGTTCGACCGGGCGGGAGGTGCTGCTGGGCCGCCTGGAGTTGAGCACGTTCGGTGCGATCGGGCTGCGCACCGACGAGTTGCGCCTGGGCACCTCCGATGGACCGGCGGACCTGGAGGCGCGGGGTGCCTTCGTCGAGCTGGCGCTCTGGCCGCTTTTGACCCGGCGGCTCCAGGTGCAGGCGATCGAACTTGAGGGGGCGGAGCTGAGCCTCAAGCGCTACCGCGATGGCCGCTGGAATTTTTCGGACTTTGCGCTGCGTCCGGTGGCGGGCGAGCAACCGCTCGATCTGGCCCAGGTGGGCCTGCGCCTCCTCGACAGCACGGTGAGCATCGACGACGAGGCGGTCCAGCCTCCCCAGCGCTTCGCCGTCACAGGCTTGAGCCTCAACATCAAAAAACTCGACCGCCGCGATCTGCCGATCAACCTGCAGGCGAAGGTGACCAATAGTTTGAGGGATAAACCCGTCACTGCCGCCCTCACCCTCGACGGCAACCTTGTTCTCCCCGAAGACGGCGACTGGCAGAAGCTTTCAGGCAAACTGCGGATTCTGGCCGCCAAGTTCCGGCCCCGCTATCTGAGCGCTTATACCCAGCAGATTCCAAGCCTGGCGGGGCTGACCGGCGTCTTTGACCTCAACTTTGACTGGCAGGGCCAGCTGGGGGGCCAGTCTCGCCTGGCCGGCACGGTCGGTACTCGGCTTTTGCACTGGGACTGGCCGGCGGTATTTGCGACGACGCCCTGGGTGGTCCGCCGCGTCAATGTGCAGACGGCCCTCACGATCGACGGCGACAGCGTGCGCGCCGACCAGCTTCACCTGACGGGTGAAAATCTCGATGCCAATCTCTCGGGCAACATCGTCCGCCCCGCCGGTCCCGACCCAAAGCCCCAGCTCGACGTTGCTGTCAGGAGCGGCTTTATCGATCCTTATGCCCTGCGCGCCAATCTCCCCCTCGGGCTTTTTAGCGCCGATCTGCGCAACTGGCTGGTGCAGAGCAAGGGCGCAGGCCGGTTGCGCTTCGCCGATCTGCGCCTGCGCGGTGCGATCGACAAACTGAGCACCGAGGGCAGTCTCGAATTTCAGAACCTCAAACTGATCAACCCCCGCCTGCGTTCACCGATCGATGTGCTGGGCGGCAAGGTGGATTTTACCGAGAGTGCCCTGCAGCTTGTCGCCCTGCGCGTCGGCCCGGCGGGGGCAGAGACGACCTTAAACGGCACGGTCAACCGCACCACGGACGGTCTTTTGAGTCTCAAGGCCACCGGAGCAAACGCCGATCTGAGTGCCTTCAGCAATCTGGCCAGTGGCCGGTTGGGCACCCTCGGTGGCCGGGCCAACCTCGATCTGACGATCGACGGCACCCTCGACGCGCCAAAACTGCAGGGCCGCGCTGAGTTACTCGGTGCCTCGCTGCAGCGCGACGGCTGGGCGCAACCGCTTAAAAACGCGCGCGGCAGCCTCGTCTTTGAACCCGACAAGCTGACGATCACTGGCCTGCAGGCCGATCTGGGCGATTCGAGCCTGAATGTCGAGGGAGTGCTCAACCGCTACGGCACCGACAGCGCTGACCCACAGATTGCGATCACGAGCGACGGCCTCGCTCTCAAGGCCGCCTACTCGCTGCTGGCCTCGGATCTGTTCGAGGGCGATTTCCGGCGCGCTTTTCGATCGACTTTTAGTAGCCTGGCGGGCACTGCAGCGGTGGATCTGAAGCTGGCGGGCAGCACGACCACCGGCAAGCTCGACCTGCGCGGCGCGACGATCGGCCTTGCGGATCTGCGCACGCCCCTCGAAAATGCCGTGGGCAGCGTCGTCCTCAGCGAGCGGGGCACGACTATTCCTCAACTGCGGGTGAGTGCCGCCGGCTCCCCCCTCAACCTCAAGGGCTTCGTCAGCCGTTACGGCGACATGCAGCTCACCGGCGACGGTACCCTCAACTTTCCGGCTGCCGTCGCCCTGCTCACTCCAAAGGGCCAGGGCAATATCCGGGCCAGTGGCAGTGCTCCTGTTAGCTTTTCGTTGGGGGGCAGCGAAGCGCGTAGCTTGAGCGCCACGGTCGATCTGTCGGGGTTGAGCGATTTTGTCGTGGGCGGCACCCTCGCTCTCGCCCCGGCCCGCCGCCTCACCCTCTCAGGCACCCTCAGCCCGAGCGCCCTGGCCCTCGACAGCAATAGTCGCCTCGAACTCGAAGACATTGCCCTTGCCATCTCCGGCACAATTGCCAATGTCGGACGGGCAAGCCAGCGCTACAACCTGCGTCTGCGCTCCGATTCAGCCGTCGAACTGACCACCCTCAGCCGCTACGTCACTCCACTGGGCAACCTGGGCATCGCCTCCGGTACGCCGAGCCCACTCGAAGCGCAACTGGTAGGTTCCGCCCCCGAAGTAGAGAGCACCCTGCAGCTCAGCAACGTCAATCTGCCGGGCCTGCTGGGTGGAATAGCCGATCTGAGCGGCCCTGTCAGCCTTTCCGGCAACCGGGTAAGCACGACGGGCCTCACCTTCCGCCTGGGCGAGAGCAATGGCCGGGTGTCCGGCTCTTTGAGCAACCCGCAAGATCCGGCGCTCAACTTCGATCTGCGCCTCGATCGGCTCAACATCGACAATTTGCTCACCAGTGCCCTCGCGGGCGAAAACAATCTCAAAAATCTGCACGGCCAGGGCAGCCTGCGCATCGACGCTGGCGTGCTGAGCCGCCTGAACTTCACCGACCTGAGCGCCCAGGCTCGCCTCGATCGGGGCATCTGGAACCTGAGCGGCCTCACGGTGAGCCTCGCCGAAGGCAGAATGAGCGGCAGCCTCGGTACAAATGTGCGCAACGCCGTGCCGCTTTTTAACGGCGACATTGCCCTGCGCGGCACCGATGTCAATCAGCTGGCGACAGTCTTTTTGGGCTTCGGCAACCAGATCGCGGGCAGTGCCGACCTCAGCATCAACTTCCAGTCCCAGGGCAGCACCCCCGAGGCATTTGTCGAGGGGCTGAGCGGCAGCGGATCGCTTTTGATTCAAAATGGCCGCCTGAGCACAGCCGATTTGCTTGGCCCACTTTTTGGCTCCACCGGCAACCTGGCGGGCAGTGTGCGCGGCTTTAACACGGGCCGCTTCGATCGCTTTGAAGGGGCATTTCGGATCGAACGGGGCACAGCAACCGGCGACAACTTTAGCTACCTCACCCCCAATGTTCAGCTGCGCCTGGGCGGCAACCTGCAACTCACAGGCGATCGCAGCGCTGCGCTCAAAGGCACAGGCGAATTCGTCCGAGCGAGCGCTGCCTTGCTGGGCCAGATCCGCAAGGCGAGCGGCGGGCCCGAATTTTTTAGCTTCGAGGTCAACGGGCCCATCGCCCAGGCCGCCTCGCTGCGGGAGTTGCGCTGGGTAGAGGCCACTCCCGCCACCCCCAGCCTGCCCACCGGCAGCACCTCGACGCCATGA
- a CDS encoding Fic family protein, with protein sequence MEPLLPGEGKASAGLSDLVIDIVSEDRALEQSLPPHIKRATAELVRSMNCYYSNLIEGHNTHPIDIERALKRDYSAEPRKRELQLEAEAHIAVQKLIDADAGPPSASVTSAEWLIWVHKEFCDRLPDSLLLAKDPDTGSTRQVKPGQLRNGWVKVGAHIPPPPSDLPKFLARFAEAYEPAQLGRTRALIATGAAHHRLLWIHPFFDGNGRVARLFSNAYLRQLGVCRSGLWSVSRGLARRVEEYKNMLAAADDERRNDLDGRGTLSERGLTLFCRFFLEICLDQVRFMASLLQTERLAERIEAHMREEITLGRLPKGADVLMRFAVRFGEFERGMARQFIGYSDSQARVVLKALLERGYLRSDSPKGAVHVGFPAEAAERWFPTLFPAKPT encoded by the coding sequence ATGGAACCACTTCTGCCCGGAGAGGGCAAAGCAAGTGCAGGTCTTAGCGATCTTGTTATAGATATCGTCAGCGAGGACAGGGCCCTTGAACAGTCCTTGCCCCCGCATATCAAACGGGCAACAGCCGAACTGGTTCGCTCGATGAACTGTTACTACTCCAACTTGATTGAGGGACACAATACCCATCCGATCGACATCGAGCGGGCATTGAAGAGGGACTACTCTGCCGAGCCGCGCAAGCGCGAGTTGCAGTTGGAGGCCGAAGCCCATATTGCGGTACAGAAGCTGATCGACGCTGATGCTGGTCCCCCTAGCGCTTCCGTCACCTCAGCTGAGTGGCTTATCTGGGTGCATAAGGAGTTCTGCGACCGCTTACCAGACTCGCTTCTTTTGGCCAAAGACCCGGACACCGGTTCGACCAGACAGGTCAAACCAGGGCAGTTGCGCAACGGATGGGTCAAAGTTGGTGCGCATATTCCGCCGCCGCCAAGCGATCTGCCCAAATTCCTGGCACGCTTCGCCGAGGCATACGAACCAGCCCAACTTGGACGCACCCGTGCCTTAATCGCCACTGGCGCTGCCCACCATCGCCTTCTGTGGATCCACCCGTTCTTCGACGGTAACGGTCGGGTAGCCCGGCTCTTCTCCAACGCCTACTTGCGTCAGCTAGGAGTGTGCCGCTCCGGCTTGTGGTCCGTCTCGCGGGGACTAGCCCGCCGAGTAGAAGAGTACAAGAACATGCTGGCAGCTGCCGATGACGAGCGGCGCAATGATCTGGACGGTCGCGGTACCCTGAGTGAGCGGGGGCTCACTCTCTTCTGCCGTTTCTTTTTGGAAATTTGCCTGGATCAAGTCCGGTTCATGGCGTCACTTCTGCAGACAGAGCGCCTCGCTGAGCGCATCGAAGCCCACATGCGCGAGGAGATCACTTTGGGAAGGTTGCCGAAAGGTGCCGATGTATTGATGCGCTTCGCCGTCCGCTTCGGCGAGTTTGAGCGGGGAATGGCCAGACAGTTCATTGGCTACTCCGACAGTCAGGCCCGAGTAGTGCTCAAAGCATTGCTCGAGCGGGGATACCTGCGCTCCGATTCACCGAAAGGCGCAGTGCATGTGGGTTTCCCAGCTGAGGCAGCGGAGCGTTGGTTTCCGACTCTCTTCCCAGCTAAACCAACTTAA